GATTGATATTGCAGGAAAAGCGACTCAATCCTTTCTCTTGTGATGCATTCCTTCCAACACTATACAAAAGATAAAATGCTTGAGCTCTGCATTTCTGCAAGGGTAGAAACTGTGTTATGGGAACGATGAATCGCATAAAATGGGTAAGGAATAAAATTAGTAAAAAGAAATAATATTAAGTTTAGGTATCTTTGCAAAACTCTTACCAAAGCGTGAGTGAAAACGGCGCCAAACTACACGGCGTAATTTTTCACTCACTTTTCATCTTATGATTTTAGTTTTTCATTTTCTTCTACAACAGGGAATTTGTAATAATGAATGAATCTTTTATTCCTTAAAGGCGTTGTTTGCTCAAAAACGATTTTTAGATTTTCTTGGAGTTCTTCAACACTCTCTAACGCTGTCAAAAGATTGCTATTATGTTCTATAAGCTTTGTATGAATGGCACGCTCATTTTTGTCTTCTTCTTTAGCAAAAAACCTTTTCATTTGTTGTTCTTTTATCAAAGCAGTAAGGCTTTGATCACGAAGTGTTTGAATCATGGGACGCAGAAGCCCTATGGCTTTTTGAGCCTGGACGAGGCTTTCATCTTCTCCTTTGAGAAGAGCTACGAGCTCAAGAGATAAGGGCACATTCTCTTCCCCAAAAGTCAGATACTTCTGACCATTCACTGTGAACCTTCTGAGAAAAGTCCCTTCAGTATCCGTATTGGGAATGGCTTCTTGATCATCTACTATTCTAATCTTAGGCCAAGTCACGAGAAACCCTGGATTTTCAAGAGCCGGCAACAGGGTCAAAACTTTCGTTTGATAAGCACCTATAGCTCTATAGTGGGCAAGAAGCTCTGGAATCGGTAGACTATCTTTGAAATATGAAGCAGTTGAGTGTGGATCATTCATCATAATTTCTGGATCTATGATCCTTCTTGCCTGTTGGAGATGATCTTTGAGTGTGTTGATATCCTGTTCAATTTCTAAGGAGTCGTCCTTGGTGATTTCAGAGATAGAAGTCGGAATGTCCAGATAATGAGAAAAACGCCAGGAGAGGAAACCACCCAAAATGCTTAGCCGGCGGGACAAAAGAAAATATTTTAGAGAGAGTTCATGGTTGGGTGCTAATTGACCAGGAATACCATCCTGATAAAGATCTCCAAGACGGATTGCAGCTCGTGCATCACCTTTGTCCCAACCTTTTGTCAACCATGTGATGGCAAGTTCAGCGTTAGGTTCTAACTGACCAGGAATACCCTTCTGATAAAGAGCTCCAAAAACGTCTGCAGCACGTACAACGCCGTTATCCCAGGCTTTTGTATACCACGCGATGGCAAGTTCAGCGTTGGGCTTTAACTGACCAAGAATCCCATACCTGTAAAGATCACCAAGTTCTACTGCAGCGTGTACATGACCTTTATCCCAAGCTTTTGTATTCAACGTGATAGCAAGTTCAGCGTTGGGCTCTAACTGATCAGGCCTAATACCCTTATGGTAAAGCCTTCCAAGGTAGAAATTACGGAGAGCTTCTTTTGATTTATTCTCTCTCTCTTTCTCTAAATACCCCTTTAAATCATTGATTTCTTCTGGCGTTAGCTGAGGAATATTAAGATAAGAAAGAATTCCCAAATAGAGTGCTTTTGGGTTGCGCTTCTCCATATGAAGAAAGAGAGTTGCATAATCTTTAGGCTTTATGGAAGGGTTCCCAGAGTCAAATAAGAGATCGATCAATTGTTCTTGCGCCTCTTCAAGGGCTTTTCCTTTTGCAGTTTTGATTGTTTCTCTGAGGGTCGCAAGGGTAGGCTTTTGTTCTAAGGTCAGTTTTTTATTTTGAGGTTCTGTGAAAGGCGTAGATAGGTCATCTTCACGTTTTCTTTTTTTAGACTTAGGGAGATCTTCTGTTCCTTGCGTGGCTAAGAGAGGAGAAGACAGAGTGAATGATAAAAAAGAAACAGTCAGAAGAAGTTTTGAGACAACGGTCATTGAGAGATACCTTGTGATACTTAAATATTATTAATGTATATGCATATATAATATTTAAAGACAAGTTGTCAAATAATTCATCACTGTTGTAGAGATCTCTCTATGATGCTTCGCAATGAATTGTTACAATATTACTGTCGTATTAGGTCACTCTGTGGCAAATTACTCATCTGTTCTTTTTGAGAATTTGCAATATACCTGTGAACTCCCCCCCCCACAACCAATCATTCAAATATCTTCAATAAAAGTAAGATTTTCAAAAAAGCTATGATGCTTTTGACATTGGAAAGACAAATGGATCAAGTTTTAGCTAAATACGTTAGAATGAATAATTCTTAGAATTGTATGAAGCCTTTATATCTTTATATGCATTAACTTTATAGCTGCAAAAGGTCTTAATCACTTTTTGCTTTTTTGAGAGCTTAGTCAACGCCTACAATTGTATTCCTTCCTTTATGTTTGGCTTGGTAAAGAGCTTTATCAACTTTGTCTATAAACCAATCAGGATTAATTGTGGTATCTGGCGTAATAACACCCCATCCTACACTCACTGTTACATAGGGATGTAGTGTAGAAGGTGTAGGCATTTTAAGATTTTCTATCGCTTTTCTTGCTTCCTCAGAATATTTTAATCCTTCTTTTTCGTTGGCGCCGAATAAGAGAATAACAAATTCTTCTCCTCCGATACGCGCCGTAAGATCAATTTGACGTTTGGTAATGGTTTTTAGGGTTTGAGCGACGCTCATTAAACATTTGTCACCTTCAAGATGACCGAGGGTGTCATTGTATAACTTAAAATGATCTATATCGATCATAATGAGACAAATGGATTTCTCTTGTTGTAAGGCTAAGGTCCATAATGTTTTAAAAATTAAATTGAATTTTCTTCGGTTGGCAATGCCTGTAAGAACATCTGTCTCCGTCATATCTCTAAGACGATAATTTTCTTCTTTCATCGTTTGCGCAATTTTTTTTATGCGATGTATAAAAACACCTAAGATAATCGTTGAGGAAATTAAACCGTTGATCGTTCCCAAATACCACCCAATCGAGTATCTTACTTCGCCGACGATTCCATAAAAAACATCTAGACTATGCGTAACAGTAGCGAGCAATAGCCAAAGATCTTGGCGATGATATGTTCCTTTTTTTAAAATTAATGAGAACAATGCTCCTATACTGAATATTAATATGATTTTATCAAGGTAAAGTGACTGTGAATAATTGTTACCATTTATAATATGAGGCAATAGATGTTCACCAAAAATTACTGATAAAATTATTACAACACTGATAAGCGGGACTAAACGGAAATACCAACGATAAGCTTTATAAGATATTTTTTGGCCAAAAGAAAAATTTAAAGAATAAAGGATGATATAAATTGGAAAAATAATATGCCAAATTGTCCACATCCATGAAGAGATTTGACTCTCTTCACTTACGAGATACGAAGGCAGTATGGCATTTGGAAAGAATATGATGCGATAAAGAGCTAGAAAGCTAATTAAAAAATATCCAGAAGCAAGAAGTGCGACAGATTTGTTAAGTTCTAAATTAGATTGTGTATAGAGTAAAAACGCCGTTTGAAGAGAAATAATAAAGACAGAAATTCCGCAGACAACAACAAATCCTGGTATGACAGGACCTTGGATTTTACTTATCAATGATGCAAAAGCACTTACCAATACAAACAGACAGATTATCGATAAAACCAGGTATCTTTCTTGTTGTGATACTCTGGTGTTAATTGAGTAAATCATAATGACCTTTCTTAACAGACACCAAGTAACTTTATTAATAAGAAAATCTTAACAAGTGATTAAAAACTCTAACCCCCATAGTTTTTTATCAAAAGAATATTTCTAAAAATATTCCCCCTTTTTAGTCAGTTATTAAGAATAGATGATAGATACGGTTACGATAAAGCGAAAACAGAAAATGTGTTAAAGGAAATTGGTTTTACTAATATTGAATTTAAGGATCACTATGATAATCCGCGAAACGTCAGACAAAATCAAGAAATTGTCTTTGCACATAAGCCTTAGATAAAAAGAGTTGAAAAAATCTATGCAAAGGATGATGTTTTTATCTTAAGGAGTTTCAAGAGGAAAACATTCTTCCTACTCTTGACTGTCCTCTTTAGGAATCGCAAGAAAGTATGAAAATTAAATTTGAAAAAATAAATTCTGATCATGAGGCTATTATTTTTGAATGGCTCGAAGAACAGCATATGCAAGAATTCTGGGATAATAGCCAGGAACATAAAGACGATATTATTAACTTTATTAAGAGTAGAGTTCAGCCATCTCCTTATTTTGATGGGATTTTTACTTATTGGATCGGTTCCTTGAACGAACAGCCCTTTTGTTTCATTCTCACTGCAGCAGTAAAACCAAGGGAAGCGTATCCTCAAATATGGCGGGAGAATATTTCTCAATCAGGGACAACGTATAGTTTGGACTTTGGTATTGGAAATAAAAAATTTTTAGGTCAAGGTTTAGCAGCGCCTACTTTAGAAGCGTTTACTGACTTTTTTCAAGCAAAGATAGATCCAAAAGCAGATACGTTTTTTATAGATCCTGATGTGAATAATCCAAGAGCAGAGCATGTTTATGAAAAGGCAGGCTTTGTTTGTGTAGGTGATTTTAAAAGCGCGAAAAAATACTGGGATTTTACAGGTGAAGCAGCATTTCTCATGGTTAAGAAGTTAAAACCAAGATCGTAGAATATTTGTCAGTTGTTTTAGCAGGGGGTTAAAACAGATCGCGTTGCTTTGAAAGCACTCTCAAATAACTCTCATAATATCATTGATCAACTTATTCTCTCTAAATGAGAAGGTGTTGTGAAGTGAAACAATAATGTGATCATACAAATCGATTTTAAAATCGAGCAGTAGAATACGAATATGATTCGTAAAAGCGATGTCTTGAGAAGAGGGTTTTGTATTATCTGATGGGTGACTATGAACAATAACTATTTTAGAGGCACTGTGTTGTAAGGCTCTTAAGGCAATATCCCGTAAGTAGGGAACAACTTTATTTGTTGTTCCTATGGCAATGATTTCATCGTCTATGAAATGACCATTGTCACTGAATGACAGTAACCTGAATTCTTCTTTATAATTATTTCTTAGCATTGCTCGACAGTATTTTTTCAAATCTTTGCAGGAATTAAGAACAGATTTTTTCTTGATGTTTTCTTTGAGGAGAGAGCGGGCGATGCAATTAACAGATTTAATAAGTTTGACATCTTCTATTGTTACTCCTGTGACAGATTTTAATTTGTTGGCAGGCGTATTAAAGACAGCTAAGAGACTCCCAAACTTTTCTAGTAACTCTTCTGCAATTTCATTATGCAGTCCATTTTTTGTGACAAATGACAGCAGAAGTGAAAGCTCTACCCATCCTGGTGTTGTATTAAATTGTTTATTATCCATTGCTCCCCCACCTATGCAATAATAGCAATTATTTATATTTTTTTTAGAATATATATAATAAACTCATGTTTTTCAAGGAAAGAGTTATTTTAGGAAACGAAAGGAATTTCAAACCAGCGTGTTGAAGAATGTTGTTAACGTTTACTCGAACGCATAATCCCATCTTATAAGAAGCGTAAATTTAAAAGGGATAAGTTTTTGATGCAATATAGATAGAAAGTTAGAATACTGAACAGAAAACAAAAATTAAGGATTGATCTATCAGAGGAAAACGTAACTACTCAGGTAAGAGAGAAATAAAATTTCCTTTTTAATAAATTCGTATGATTTGTCATGGGTGAATTACGACAAAGCAAGATGGCAGAAACATCAAGACGTTTTATTCATTTTTAGAAACGATACAAAAGCAAGGCTTTCACCTAGTTAATTCTATTTGTCATTTACTATAAATTAATAAATAACATACATAATAAAGTGAATGAATAAATAAGGAGGATTGAGATGGTTAGAAATGGTTTGCTTGTTGCTAGTATTTGTTTGCTCAGTGCTAAGTACGTGGCTGCTACTCCAACATGTAACATTGGTAAGCTTGAAGCCAGAGTTTTTGTGTTAGAGCAACTTATAAAACAGAAAGAAACATTAAACCAAATTTCAAATCTTTCTGCCGCGCATGCTTTTACGAATACTGCAGCTAAGGTCGATAAAACTAAAATGTCTTCCGATGCTAAAAAGGAATTTGATGCAACTATTGCCGATTTAAAAAGTACGACAGATAAGTTTGATAGCTTGATGGGAAAGGTGGCCGCTGATACCTTTACACTCTCGAATGAGTTGCAAACCTTGGAAAAATCCTTAAAAGAGGCAAAAGCTGCCTTTTATAAATGCAGGTTTGAATATGTCTCATCTGGAGATGAATCCAAAAGATACAACCTACCAGGGGATGAGGGGACAGTAAATGATATTACCATTAAGAAATAGAATGGCGTAACTCCTCAACAAAGGTTAATGAGTTAAGTGCGATGTGATTTATCTGCGTATTTAAAGCAGCTGTGATAACCTCAAACGGTTTATTCCCTTGCTTACGCATAGTTGATAGAAAAAACGGATCGTCGCAAAGGTTTCAGCTCCTCCCATCGTTCGAAATCCGCCGCTAATCTTTTGTTTCACTTTCATCATACGAATGTCTTGCTCGGCCTGATTGTTCGTAAAGGCAACTCCAGGAACCCTGAGATCAAGGCAGCGTAACACATCTTGCTTATGTGCTTTAAGCCGCAGCAAAAGATTATGCCCATCTCTTCGCTTTGAATTATCTTTGCTTTTCTGAGGTAAAGGAGGCAGGGCTGTCATGATAGCATAACCCCTTGTCTACAATCACGTCATAAAGGGGGATAACACGCCATTTGAGACGTCTTATCTTCACATCATCTTTGGCAATTTGTCCCACAAAGTAAAGTAATCGACTCATCTGCCGTGCCTATGGTTCTCGGTCATGCTCAATCAGCGCTTTCAACTTTCGCAAAATATGTGCATTGCATAGGCTGTGTTTGGCCTTTTTGAGCCTAAAATAGGGTCGAAAGTAGTCGTGACAAACTACTCCTTTTAACCCTTCTTCAATATCGCCCCGATGCTGAGCAGCCCGATAAACCGTGGCCTTATCATTACACAAAACATGCAACCAGCGGGTAGTGCCCCACCAATACGAAATCCTGTTTCATCCATATGCTTCACCGGTGCTTTCTTCAGATAGTCTTTAACGACTTCAATATAAGGTATCACCTTGGCTGCAAACATTTCCCCCATCTTTACAATCGTTGCTGTGCTGATCGACAATCCAAAGAGATCGGAGAAAACTTCTTGAACGCGAGCTTCAGGAATTAGTTGCTGATGGTTCAAGTACACAGCCATGGCTTTGATCCCCTCACCGTATTGTGCCGGGGCTGAAACACCTTCAGGAAATTCTCCCACAACTCGCTTTTGGCAATGATCACAAACTTTAACTTCGGCCTGATGTTCAGTAACTCTAATGCCCATTGGTGGGATATCAAAAATCTGGCGCTTGATTGTCCCGTCCACAGTAGTTTCGTCTAGATACCTTTTACACTCAGGGCAAATTCGCACTTTATGGTTTACAACCTCATCTGGTTGTTCAACTTGATTTAGGCTGTGTCCCTTATGACCCTTTTGGCCACCACTGGGATTCTTGCCTTTGATTCGCAAGCTCTGTGTGTATGGCTTCTTGCGCAACCCATCACTTGAGGGTGTTTGGAGCTGGTACTGCTATCTAACCCTAACCGCTTCTCAAGCTCGGCAATGCGTGCTTTTAAAAATTCGATTTCTTTGTCCTTAGCAGCAAGTAGGGATCCTAATATCTCTACGCGTTTCTGCCATTCTTCATTTGTCATTTTGTATTTATGACAAATTTTAGAAAGTATTTAAAGAGCTTATCTCATTGGAACTACCTGGGCAGTTACAGGAAAACAATGGTACACTGTTAAAAAATGATAATAATTAAAGAGAGACTAAGATAATGGCACTAATTTCTTCTAAAATGATAGCCCTTAATACACTAGCTCCTGGTTTTGAGCTTTTAGATGTTATTTCTGGGCGAAACTTATCTTTAAAAGATTTAAAGTCAGACAAGGCAATAGTTGTGATGTTTATTTGCAATCACTGTCCTTTTGTACAACATATTTACAAAGAGCTCGTTAAAGTTGCTCATGATTATAAAGTTCAAGGTATTTCTTTTGTTGGTATTAGCGCGAATGATCCTATTGAATATCCAGAAGATGGGCCTGATCACATGAAAAAAGTCGCAGAAAGTCTTGGATTTTCTTTTCCGTATTTATTTGATGCAACGCAAGAAGTTGCAAAAGCCTATGATGCTGCCTGCACTCCAGATTTTTTCGTTTATGATGCTCACTTAAAATGTGTTTATCGAGGACAGTTTGATGATTCTAGACCTAACAATGGATTACCTGTAACTGGATCAGACTTAAAAGCTGCGCTTGAGTCTATTTTAGCTGGTCAACCAGTGCCCCAACCACAAAAACCAAGTATTGGCTGCAATATTAAATGGCGTACTTAACAAGGTTCTCGACAGAGAATATTCTTAAAAGAGGTGAATCATCTCTAGCCCTATGATAGGATTAAAAAAAAAGAGGGAAAGGGAGCATGATTGGATTAATTGTCATTACTCACGGTAACTTAGGTCAAGAAATGTTAGCAGCGCTTGAACATGTCTTGGGACCTCAAAAAAATGCCAAAGCGGTTGCAATTGGGCCCCATGATGATATGGAAGAAAGGCGTCAATTGTTGATTCAAGAAGTGAAGGCAGTTGAGGGGGGGCAAGGTGTTGTTATTTTTACAGATATGTTTGGAGGAACACCTTCTAACTTGGCGATCTCTCTTTTACAAGAAAAAGGTATTGAAGTGATTGCTGGGGTGAATTTACCTATGCTGATTAAATTTTCTAGTCTGAGGCAGTCTGAACCTCTTAGCAAAGTGATTACCGAGGCTCAAGAAGCTGGTCGAAAATATATAAACGTTGCATCAAAATTGTTAGCGGCGAATGGATAAAACAAAGCAAAGTTCGACTAAAATTATCAGGGAATCTGTTGAAATAGCCAATCGTAAAGGGTTACATGCGCGTGCAGCTGCTCAGTTTGTGAAAGAAGCTTCTAAATTTAAAGCAAACATTCATGTGCAATGCCGCGATAGACGCGTGCCAGCAACATCTATTATGGGGCTTATGATGCTAACGGCAGGGTTAGGTACAGTTATTCAGATTGAGGCGACTGGATTAGAAGCTTTAGAGGCTATTCAGTCTCTGAAAAATCTTGTGTTAAATAAATTTAGTGAAGAGTAGAATTTTATGCGTAATCAAAAAATCCCCTCTCGGGACAGCAATAAGAATGAACTACATTTTCTCGCCAAGGTAAGATCCTATTTCTTCTCTGGTCTTCTAGTGACAGCACCAGTTGCTTTGACTTTTTATATTATTTGGCTCATCGTTAAATTTTTGGATGATGCAGTTAAGGCATTTATTCCCAATAGTTACCAGTTGGAACTTTATATCCCCTTTAGAATTCCTGGCTTGGGCCTAATCTTAGGCATTGTAGTTTTAATAGGAATTGGAGCTATTGCTACGGGATTTTTAGGGCGTATGATTGTTCATTTTGGTGATCGCATATTGCATAAGACGCCTTTTGTAAGGGGGATTTATGCAGCGATTAAACAAATATTTCATGCTTTGTTAGAAAAAAATTCAAAAAGCTTAAAAGAAGTAGTGCTTGTGGAATATCCACGTAAAGATGTATGGACTTTGGGATTTGTCACGGGAGAAACAAAAGGGGAGATTAAAAAGAATCTTAAAAGTTCTAAAATGCTTAGTATCTTTGTCCCTACAACGCCCAACCCCACGGCTGGATTTTTGCTTTTTGTATCTGAGAAAGAAGTGAAAAAACTCTCTTTAACAGTTGAAGAAGGTATTAAAATAGTTGTTTCATTGGGGATTATTGGGGAACATAGAGTAGAAAAGTCTTAAAAAGAGCAGAACAGTGGAAGGCCAACAATGACCCGCAGGACACTCACTACGGCTGCTTTCTTCCGAATCTGACCGGGTTCGCAAGGCCTTCGTCCACTGTGACCTTCCGCACTGACACTAGCCTTATTGTAAACAAAATTGCAAGGGTTTTATCCGAGATGTTCCATCAAATGTGGTTCGGGAAGAGAGTGTTTTTCTCTTGGATGCGTTTCTTTAATAGAAGGACGTGCACTTATTTTTTTAAACCATCTGCCTAAATCTTGACGTTTTTCAGCCCAGTTTTCATGGCTGAAACGAAGATTGAGATAGCTAAGCGCAATTGCTACAGAAAGCGTTCCAATGTTTATTTTGTTATTAAAGTTACTTACTTCCTTTTCTAAATAATCAAGAGATTGAATCAATTTTATATTCTGGCGTTGTATCCAGGGATCAGAGCGATGAAGCTCATGTCTCGCATGCTCTTCCAAAACACGTAGGACTGCTGCTTCCATAATACCATCAGCTAACGCTTGTAATTTGAGTGCTTTCCAGCGTTCCATTCCTCCTGGAGGAATAAGTCGAGTGCCTTGGTGGAGAGTATCAATATATTCAACAATGACTGGAGAATCCCCGATACAAAACCCATCTTCAATTTCAAGAACGGGAATTTGCTTTAATGGGTTAAGGTGAGAAAGCTGTGAAGACTTTTCCCAAGGATGCATAGGGATTAATTCTATTGAGTCTTTAATGCCAATTTCTTCTATAGCTGCTAAGACTTTGCATGCAAAAGGACAAGTCATCCAATAATATAAACGCATCCTTTTTATTCCTCCTGCTGAGTATCTTTTACAAGAATAAATTTGTGACTACAGTAGGGACAGACAATTTCTCCCTTTTTAGCTAAATCTAGGTAGACACGAGGGTGTCCTGAATATCCATAGCCATTACAGGCAATAGATAGCTTATCTGTATATGTTATATCTTCTTGCATTAGATTATTGTATCGCTCTTATTATTTAATTGTTAGCTTTCTTTTGTTTAAAAAAGGGTTGTCCTTCTAAGACACTTAACCAATGTATTATGAGCAAGACGGGGATAATTGAAAAGGTACTTATTAAAAAGAGATTGTTCCATCCCAAATGATCAACAATCCAACCTGACGTTGAAGCAAATGTGACCCTGCCTAAATGTACGAGAGATGTTAATAGAGCTAATTGAGTAGCTGCATGTATACGATTACATAAAGTAAGTTGATAGGCGAAGAGTGCGGTTAAACGCATTCCACTTGTAATATGTTCAGCAGCTACGCAGAAATAAAGAGAGAGAATATCGTTTCCCACGTGTAAAAGAATTAAATTGCTTAAAATTGAGAGACTGTGAGTTAAACCACAAAAATAAAGGCTTTTATAAAGTCCCCAACGAGAGAATAGCAAGCCGCCTATAAATCCTCCTAGAATCGATGCCCACATGCCAAAAATCTTTGAAGCAGCGGAAATTTCAAGCTCATTAAAACCCAGCTCTATGTAAAATAGATTATGCATCGTGCCAATAATGTTATCCCCTATTTTATAGGTAAACATAATGATAAGAGCTAGAACCCAGCCTTGACGTTTCATAAAATCACTAAACGGTGAAAGAACCGCCAAGTGCAAAGAAGGTAAGAGTCCTTGATTTAATGAAGAAAAAGCAGGGAATTTCTTTTTATAGTGTTTTAAGAGAGTGTTGTATTCTTCATCTGCGTTAGGCCTTTCAGGCTCTTTAATACGTAGGACTGTAATGAGGCCAACGATTAAAGAGAAGGCCATAACCATATAAACAGTATTCCAACTGACCACTGTTGATAGGCTAAGAGCTCCTGCTCCAGAACAGAGCATACCCATACGATAGCCAAAAATTCCCACGGCTTCTCCTGCACCGTATTGACTCCGCCCCAGACGTTCCATTTGATAAGCCAACATTGCTATATCTTGAGTTGCAGAAGAAAAAGAGATAGCGACAGCTAAGGCACATGTTACTGACAGGCTTTCGACTGGATTAATAAAACTAAGACTAAGAAGACAAAGCCCTAATAAAACTTGACTAAGCAAGAGCCAACTACGTCTTTGCCCAAAGTGTTTAGTCAGAAAAGGTAGGGGAACTTTATCAACAATGGGAGCCCATAAGAATTTGATGGTGTATGGAAGAGCAGTAAGGCTTAAAAGCCCTATAGTTGTATAATCTAAGCCAAGCTTTTTTAACCAGAAAGCTAAAGTTGAGCTTGTT
The sequence above is drawn from the Candidatus Nucleicultrix amoebiphila FS5 genome and encodes:
- a CDS encoding AmpG family muropeptide MFS transporter, with product MEDAFIFTLRFWQETLSLYRNPRVIAMGFLGFSSGLPLLLTSSTLAFWLKKLGLDYTTIGLLSLTALPYTIKFLWAPIVDKVPLPFLTKHFGQRRSWLLLSQVLLGLCLLSLSFINPVESLSVTCALAVAISFSSATQDIAMLAYQMERLGRSQYGAGEAVGIFGYRMGMLCSGAGALSLSTVVSWNTVYMVMAFSLIVGLITVLRIKEPERPNADEEYNTLLKHYKKKFPAFSSLNQGLLPSLHLAVLSPFSDFMKRQGWVLALIIMFTYKIGDNIIGTMHNLFYIELGFNELEISAASKIFGMWASILGGFIGGLLFSRWGLYKSLYFCGLTHSLSILSNLILLHVGNDILSLYFCVAAEHITSGMRLTALFAYQLTLCNRIHAATQLALLTSLVHLGRVTFASTSGWIVDHLGWNNLFLISTFSIIPVLLIIHWLSVLEGQPFFKQKKANN